A segment of the Crassostrea angulata isolate pt1a10 chromosome 10, ASM2561291v2, whole genome shotgun sequence genome:
aTCAGAAGCACATTTATTGAAACAATATGAACAATTAAAACAGTCAAAATCATGCACATAAGAGTCCCTTCtcttaaaaattatattgagCAAACTGGTTATTCTAGTTAATTTGGAAAAGAGTTTTCTTTACATAATCACTTATTAAAAACAGATTATtgcatcaaattaaatatacatttgtattccctgtaataaaaaaaaataacataatctCATAAATTTGTTCAATCCTATGGTAAATACTGGTCATGCACGGATCTAGAGGGGTCCGAATCCTCcctggaaaaataaaatttattaaatttttgcaaatttaataaattttaattgcacttaCTGAAaatagtcccccccccccccccccccccgcaatcACATTTATCcctcagccccccccccccctcccaaaactGGAAATTTGTTTCTGGATCTGCACATGCtggtacatgcatgtataataGAACAccttttataagatttttttttcacccaTGCACTTCACTCTTTATCTTCTAATTTGTACCAAAGCTGCTTTCTCCAAGAAGTAAATGTGATGTAACTTGAGAGAAGATCATTGAGGGATATACCTACTGtgttaaatagaaaatatcCAGCTACTACTATCTGAGTGTCAAATGACCAAATATAACGAGACATCACTCTGTGTTAATTTGGGAACagcatcaaaacaaaggattaCTATACATTATAACACAATGATACACTGTCAAATTACTATATTATGATTATCATTACCGATATATTGACATGCACAAAAGGACACTTTCCTTTCATACATGTGTAGTGTTATATGCTGCTATAAACCTTCACTTTCTTGAACTGTACGACAATAAACTAAATGCTTGTATGTCTTTGAGGTCCCCAGATTCAATAAATCTGATCTTATGTATATTTGTGTGTGTGCATCTGGTAAATattattttggtaaataaataataaaaataatatttgccCCTCAAATCTTTGTGaaacataattcatttgaaAGCATTAAAGTTTCAAATGCCTTAAGTGTGATATGTCTATATCAACTTTACAatagtacatatatatatataactgacCATGATACAACTTTAACATACTTAACTAATACAGACACATGCTCATATTAAAAGTATAGTAAAATAAACTGAGTTTGAGCTTTCATTGTGGGGGCTTTCATTGTATTAATTATATCAAGATCATAAAACCCAGTACACTTTTTGCATGcatataaatatatgcatgcatattGTCCTTCACAAGATTCACAGCACATTGTAGAGAACTTATACATAGAAATTTCACTTTcgattgattaaaaaaaaaattaaataatatatatttaaattgatattgaagGCAACAACACATTTACTATGTCACAGTTAGAAAGGTTGACCTGTTATGTACACATAAAAGATTGGCAGTGGTTGTTCACAAAGTATGTGGTGTCATAGCAACAACTAATACTGTACCTGGCTGTCAACCAATCACTAGAGTTCTAATATACAAAACATGGGAATGTCAGATAAAACTCATCTGATGAAATTAGAACTACAAATGTATAATATTGACTTTAGTATACCTATATCAACTCTATCTTTTATAGACAGGAGTTTTCAATTTACAcatgatttataaaagaaacaccatgaaatgattaaattttcttCATCAGATGCTGCAACTTGCTGATGGAACAAAGAATTATACATGGAACTACATGCTTGTCAAATCAAAAGGGGTAAAAATAATAAAGCCACATGAACAGATTTGTCTGTAATGACTTCTCTACTTGGCCTGTAAAATATTCTGTGGAAAACAGTgcatataaaagtaaattaagCACGTGTCACCAAAGGGAAGTAATCACAGCTGTGCAGTAGCTATAGCTGTTGTGTGTGCAAACTGTGCAAATGATCTTGCATTCAccaaaagaatataaaataaaaagctctaatatataattggaaaaaagtttacagaaaTGATTGTATCAGAATGTATATTAATGTATGTATTGTAACAATCGCTCAGACTTACTTGGACCGTAAGATCCCGCTCCGAGTCTTCATTGAGGCGGAATGTGTCTGGACTGGGTCCTCTGCAAGGTTGCTGTTGGTTCTTGCAAGAATTTCATCAAATTGCTTTCTGGGTAAACCtttcaaagaaaatgtttcaaTAATTAACACTCCAGGGATGGAAAGTAACTACTTATAAAGAAAATGCAACTGAAGATAATTGTCATTCAGATATCACTgtatggaaaataaaaatgcaaatattgttAGAATATTAAATAATGCTATAATTATACAAACTATTAAGCAGaaactaaattaaaagaaaaatttaataaatcaattaacatTCAAACGTGCTCATTATGAcccaaaatgtcaattttttatgGATATAAACCCTCTGAGGAAAGTATATGGTAGCTTtggtaattaattaaattaatcaatGTGAAAAATCAGCCAAATTTGGTGCCTGCAGTgataattatcttaattaatgtaaaaaaaaatcatttttatttatgtgcatttaattaaacttattaatatacaaaaatgatatatttgaaaatacatcTCTATTAGCTATAAATTCACTTTCCTTCAGCTTTAATCATGACtttttggatgaaaaaaaatcttattcctTATGATTGTACTACAGCTTAAGTACAGTAACTTAAAACACACATAGTAAATGTTAAATCTCCAAAATCCATAGATACTGGTTACTATTGGAATGATAAAGGGATTACAAGGTTAAGTCTTGCTAAACAATAGTATGTTACTATATATACACCACATATACCAACAAACGTACACTTTCACTATATTTTTGACAAGAATTAGACAACACCAATTAACCCTTGAGAATAGTACTACTTCAAAGGACCTTTACTGAGAAAACATTCTACAGCAGACTTCAATTAAATTATTCCACACAGTaacacaaaaatgaaataataccaGTATAAATTGATGATTAAATCAAGTTTTAATTAATCAACTTTTGTTTGAACATTCAAAACATTAGGTTACTGCAGACGACAGAAACTAGGTACAGGGTTGCTCCAAAATCTCGTCAGATTCTGAGAGATTTAAATATTATGCAAAAGTCTACCTACATATACAAAGAAGTCTACAACAGATTAAGGATAATTTTTGGTCATGCTTTTCTCACCTTTCATCATTAGTCCTGCAAACAATATACTAAATATACTACAGTCCTTGTACGATTGTCATACACATGCATATGGTAACACAGTTACGCTGAACTCATTTTACTTCAAATTAATTCACAAAATGGGGTTTAACACATGACTcgatattaaaaatattcaagggaTTTAGATAAAGATCCTAAACTCATTACTGTTTTGGTGTATTATAcaagtgaaaataaaataaagttcacAAATAATTAGATtagaaaaacatttataatatataatttaaaaaattctgtcaTGATAACTGTGTTTTCTGTTTGAGGAATTCACAGAAGACAATATGTAGTATTAACTTAAAGTTGTCATCATGCAGTGTTATAGATGTCACAATGTTTTCAATCCTGCtttcataaataataattaacacCCTTATTAATTTCCCTTACTTATCAGCATGAATTTGGAATTCCCCAGTTAAATTTACAAAGTATATGTTCTAAATTATGAagatattgtttatttaaaagcaCATTGGTGAAAACATTGTCCATATATGAATGCATGCAAATATATCTTTTAGTATATGTCCTTTTTTACAAGTATGGTACATGCAATTCTGCACATGTCTATTTTTGTGGCCAGAAACTGAAAGTAACTATCTAATCTATACATCTATCTATATAATATCTCTCCCCAACTTTTTATTCCATatcaaaagacaaaaaaacCATGACACTATATGAAGTACCTGTATTCAATCTATATAATCATTTCAAGTTGCGATCTATAATCTCTTTGTTATTTGCTTTCAATAAAACCCTTCCATCCTCTGAACTACTATAGTTATGTTGTTAATTAAGTGCGCCCTTTTTTTCACTGAAAACTGTGAGATTGGAAAAGTGGTTCACTTCATCTTCATTATGTGTCAGTAATTAGTGTCTGGTTTATCAGCTGTCCAATGTGAGTGTTTAATGGTCATTTCAATTCTGTAACAACTGGGTATGGTTTACTTCAAAAAGGGGGAGAAAATTGATCCTTACTTTTATTGCTCATAGCTGACAATGAAAATTTAACTTGCATGTTCATTTTCTAAAAGAATGGGTAATTTTGAGACCAACTACAATTCTTCCAAACATATATGTTATGAAGTATGCTCATAACACTTTGTGTTCAGCATAAGCCTTGAGTAGTTTACTTCCTTTCcactaaataaatatttcatgctTTCTTTTTATCAAACTACAGCTCATGAACTCTGTTCCTACACTGTAAACGTGGAGACAGACACAGGGTGGGGGGAGACAGCAGGTAGAATATGTTGAACTAGCCACAAGCATATAGGGATACCTTTTTTAAATGCAGATTATTATCTGGAAATATAGGTGGACAATTAATGGTCATGAACCATAAATATACATTaagaaaattacaaaaacatgcTTATACACTTTCGTCTTTCACAAGTGTCTATCTAAGAACTTACCCGGCATCATGTACCCTGGAATCTTGTGTGGGGGGCGGGGATGATCTTTGACAGGGGGAAGTTCCCGTAATAATGCTCCTGTCACAAAGCAGTCAAGATTGTTAgcaaaaatacaatgtataaatatcagggtatatgtacatgtatatggaagcAGTTCTATCactattaataaaatttaaacaacatGCAAGgtaattttatcttttattcttaaaaagttCATAAGTTTGCAATTGAAACAATCATTTAACTATGCATAGAAAAACTACATGAAAAAATCCGTTCCAATGAAATTCTGGCCATTAAGAATCTGGATCATTCTCTCACCATCACCAAACTCCCCACTTCCTTTCCTCAAGTTTTCTTCCCTTCGCTTCTTCTGCACTTCTCTGGCATCATGCCAATTGTGTAGAAATCGTCTGGAAGTCTCACTGATTTCTTTGCCATCTAGCACATCTAGAAAGGAAGGGGATGAGTTTCAATATGATACACATGTGAAAACCCTAATGAGGTCTatgaaaattcagaaaaagaTTACAGCTGCGAGTCTGATACAATCATTTCTGTAAACTACAACAACAGAAGATCTGAAGATAGTTTTGCAGTTATGAGCACAGGCTGTCTAAATAATGACAGTGAAAAAATCAATACTTTCACCCCCTACTTTAATGCACCGATACAAAACTTactataaaatttatttcttaccAATATTTTTGGCCATTACGATGACTCGGTCTCTGTACTTTGCCTTGTGACAGAGAGGATTACCCATCAGATCTAACCTCCACAGCCTGAACATCCCACCGATGACATGAGCCAGCTCTTTCATATCCGTCAGTAAATTGTCATTGGCATGTAACTGATACAAATTGCGTAAGCATTCAATGTCTCTAATACTGTCTAGGTTATTTCCTGCAATGTTTAGCACTTGTAGTGAActctggaaaaaaaacccaaagaatcatgatgaaaattaaaaatctttgtcAGAATGAAAGGAGATCAGTTCCAGTACAATACACATGTGAAAGCCCTCATAAGGTTTAAGTAGAATTTTCTTAATGTGAAtgtattgaaaaatcaaaaaaaaaattaacataaaaatgaaaatctctGAGAACTATTGTTTGATGCTTTTTTAGTCTTTGGCAAAAAAGATAACATATCATTAGTAGCTGAATACCTTCTCTGATAAAATACAAGAGCTTtggctgtttggttttttttggacaAGAAATGGACATCTGtagatattatttaaaatgtcacCCTAAATTCTCCATACTGCATTTGAAGGAAAACAATTTATCTTGGGATTGTTTGTTACATCAACAATTATTGAAAACCTTAAAAACCTACAGAAATAGCTCGCATGGTTCGTGGATCAAACAGAAGTTTCTCTCCAGGTGGCATCCTCTGATTCTCTATATGTAGTTCCTGGAGGTTCTCCAGTTTGTCTAAGCCTTCTATGACAGTGATACAATTTCCTCCAAGGTATCTAATAAAGTTAATTACggacatgtaaaaataaaagatttaaacTCACCGATTGCTATCAAGAATATTACTGttttactcccccccccccccacccctcctCTTTCAGTTCCCCACTTACAGTTTAGTCAGCCTTGTTAAAGGTGAGAGATTTTCTATCTTGTGAATGTCATTATTCTGTAGGTATAGCATGGTCAGATGCTGATTATGATGTAAAGTTGGAATCCTTAACAGTTGATTGTCATACAAGTACAAAACTGTCAAGTTCCTGCACATCGACAAATCTTCTCCCTAAAGATTAATAAACAATAAGtggataaaataatatattcaaaaagtcacaataagataaaattaacaGAATGTTGTCTTTAGGTATCAGATATGAAAAGTATGTATATGTCGTTGTTAATTAATTACCACTTCATCAATGCATCTGTCTTCCAGATACAGATGGGTGAGTCGTTTTAGGTATTGTTGCATTGATTCATCTCGCTTCTTCTTGGTGTACCCTGAGGTACCCCGAGCAATAAGGTCTAGTGTCAATTTCACCATTTTGGACTAGACATGTTGTTTACATTACTCTTTGGTCTTTGATTGTCTCTTCCGATGTGGTTAGGGCTACATGTTACATTAAAACTatgaaaaaatgttaaccaaTATTAAACCAATGCCATTTagatacattgtttttatttttgttttgtttttttatacaaaggATTTGTTCTATGCGATTTTGACAGAAGAGCATAGTCACATGGGCTGTTGCTACGTCTGGTTGCTATATGGTTTAGTTAGCTTTTCGACCACTAAACTCAAATTTTTTGTAACAACAACCCTGCTTTGAATGAATTAATAATCTAGAAATGAAaggatttatgttttaaaataatataaagacAAACCTTCCCTGGCAGCAAACATAAACCAGTTCGACAAGCGTTTACATGATGAATGAAGTCCGCACCAAATAACTTTTATAATCCGAACTTTTCAATAAGCATAtcagttttacttttttcttgctttaaaataatatacccATGTGTTAGGATTTACAGACGTAAAAAAAGAATGGAAAATTTGTTGAAGAATTGATAATTTTAACGTGACAGGAACGCagtgagaaaaaagaaaaatggcgTCTGCCAAGGGTGGATTGTTGGCACGTTCCGATTTTCCTCTGTATGCTGTCAAAGCCCTTGACGAACGTCATTTTCTTGTTGCTGGTGGTGGCGGAGCAGCTAAAACAGGCATCGCTAATGCAATTGTAAGGAACTTTTAATTCTGTATTACATTTAATTCATTGAATTGTTATTGCAGTATGGATGCAGTGTGGTTCGAATTTCCTCTTATGGTACATATTACACATGGCAAAAGAATAGACACGCTTTTCATTGCAGTTAATCGCAATTTCCTATGTGataaattatgtaatattttatctTGAACTATGTTTGCCTTTTTAATTCAGAAGAGTTAACAGTTTGTTGAAAGTTTCAAATATGGCCAGAAATTAGTCCTGACTTTTTACCCCTtttcatttgtacatgtaaccaGTAGCAAGGCAATGTTTTCTGGTGACATTTTCTTGATGACAAAGGGTATCAGTAATGACAGACCTTTTTAGGAAGGGGTTCTTATTTAATTTGGTTACAATGGttacagctacatgtatattctctTGGTGACAAAAGGTAATTTAACATACCCGGTAGGTGACAAGCCTTTTCCTGTTTAGCAGGGGTCTTATTTCATTTGGTTACAAATGTTATAACGGTTACAGTTATATTCTCTTGATAACAAAAGGTAGCAGAGGTGAAAAGTCTTTTCCTTACTCAATTTAGCAGGGAGTCTTACTGCATTTGGTTACAATGGTTACAACTTTATTCTCTTGGTGACAAAAGGTAACATAGATGACAAGCCCTTTCCTGTTAAGCAGggggtcttattttatttaGTTACAATGgttaccctaaccctaaaccctATCCTAACCCTCACCCTAACCCCAGACCTAACCCTAACCGAAACCTACACTAATTTGTAACCAATGTTACCAGTAACCACTGTAACTTGTGATAAGTACATCAAAGTTTGTCAATCATTCATAAACAAGCACTTTAACCAATGTAACCAATGTCACTGGTTACAAATAGAAAGGGGTAAAAGTCAGGACTAAGCTCTGGCCATACATGTACGGTAAatagggattcgaacctggGGGCCCTGAATCTCAAGGCAGGTGCTTTTCCAACGAAGCTATCAGGCACCAGTGATCGAGCTGATCTGATTGTAACGTTTCTTACCCCTTCAATGATCTTTGccttaaaaaaattgacattctAAGACGTTTTCCCTGGCAGAAGTTAATTCTTACATCAATTCACAATAATTGCTGGTTATTGCAGCCACAGAAACTTACCCCTTTAATGATCTTTGCCCTGAAAAATCAACATTCTAGGATGTTTCCCCTGGCAGAAGTTAATACTTACATCAATTCACAATAATTGCTGGTTTTTGCAGCCACAGAAACAAGTCATAAATTTATTACAACttgattgcagttttttacGACATAATCAAAAGATGATCTATTTACAGGAAGTGTATGAAGTGAAGTTTTTATCAGACAAAGCAGTTGCAGGAAGCATTTGCAGACATGACACGGGTACAAAGTCCATCATGAATGGCTGTAATGTCTATGATGGCAGGAACCACATTTTTGCTGCAGGTTTGGACGATGAGTGCCACATTTACTCACTGAAATACAAGGTTACATCCCCAGATAAAAACgagaaaggtacatgtataaatgcaCTCTGTCAAGTGATTTgagtttcaaatcaaataattttttatttgtcttaATTTTCAGATCAATTAATACTGATACTGGTACATTATTCTGTAAATTTTGTTGCATGTTTTCTTTCTCCTACTGAGACTTTTTTGTATTAATCATTACAATGATGTATCATTATTTCTAATTCTAATAAATGTACTCTTTCTTGGttttaattagttttcatttttttgttcttaattCTTCTTTCAATAGGAAGTAATGATGTTAGACAGAGGAAATCAGGAAATGAGAATTCAGCCaataaagaagaagaagaaggaaCAAAGCAGATTCAGTTTGAcattgaagaaatcaaacaaattaaaacagaCTTTCACAAGGAATCAGGTTTTCAAAAAGCTGTGCAGTTTAGCAGAGATCATTCCATACTTGCGACGGGAGGATCAGATGGCTATCTCAGAGTGTGGAAGGTAACTAGTTCATGGATTTTTAGCACACCGAGATGAAGTTGGGTGGAGCTTACCGGTATGCTATACTTTCGGCATCTGGACATGGTTAATGTTTTTGAGCAGGTCCTCTATCTAAACTATTACTTGTGTTATTTTCACCagacttgcattgatggtgcaTCTGGGCATACTTATGAAGTTAACAGACTTGGTTGCTGAATCTGAGCTGTACAATATAATATTGACGCCTGACAGTGTACAATATCGTATTgtgttatatgatatgatatggtATCGTACCATGCAATAAAGTTAGATCATTATCAATGGTTTACAGATGTTATTTTGATGGTGGTATCATAGAGATGATGCCTCATTTTGATGAGTTCTGTAATCTTTGATTATCTACATTTACTATTTCTATGAAACATTGATACCAAAATTACTTTTCATAGGAACATATATTCACAATTTTTGAATTCATTTACTTGGATATGTATGTAactatgaaaatacatgtacagaataaattatatgaaacTTGGAATTGCAGAATGCTGTCATGTATTTAAAACACTTATGCTTTGTTTAGATGACATAGGGGATTATTTGATAACCTCTTGACATCATGAACTTTTTTTCTAGTATCCAAGCATGGAGAAGGTTTTTGAAGTTGCAGCACATAAGAGTGATGTAGATGATATTGATATCAGTCCTGATGGTCAAAAAGTAAGTTGAATGTTGTTTATTTGATACAGCATTGCATATTGGTATGTTTTGGGGATAAATTGAAATCACTATGTtcatccatctgtctgtctgtttgttcaTAACTCTTATAAGAAGAAACATCACTGCCTATGTCCTGATGATATGTAATGCAGCTTATCTAACTCTATTGACCAAGTACAAAATAACATCATTATAGCACTTATTCAAAAGAGTTCTTGGACAGTTCTaaatttctgataaaaaaaaatgttttacatattaTGATATGTGAGATGTGTTCATTTACCGGTATGTTGTAATGTTATCCCCCTTTTTCATTGCTGctccattgaaaaaaaaatggatatataCATAATACCAGTAACTGACATTGAAAGCAAAAAATCTTTGGATGAAATCTTCAGATTGTGACTGTGTCTAGAGACCATTGTGGATTTGTGTGGAAATCAAAAGACGGCAGCAAAATTAAAGACCTTAATGGACCTCAAGAATACAGATTCAGGGCATGCAGGTAATCAGAATAAACTTTTGAAAGAGTAAGGACCAGGTGTGATTGGAGTTTGgaataaaacagttagattttcAAGATATGtatcattttgtacatttaaaatgtattctGTATAAGTTTGTTTCAACTTTTCTGAATAATTCAAATCTGTTTGATTATTaatcatttattataatttatccTGTAAGATATTTGTGGACTTTGTAGATATGGATTAATAGAAGGAAAGAAGGACAAGTTTAACTTGTACACCATTAGTATTCCTGTGAAGAGATCTCAGAAGCCCCAGCCCTGCTACCTCACCCTGTGGGACAGTGAGTCATTTCGGTCCAAGGGCAACCAGGAGACAGGGACAGAGGTCTTGTCCAGCCTGGCCCTCAGGTACAGCCAGAACTATCCTAATATAGAACTGAAGCTAAAATTTGGGTTCAATGGAAgttaaggagagagagagagagagagagatttttttcatttcatttatgatCAAGAGGAGAGGATTTTGAAAGAAACAAAGGGGTAAAGGATAGAATTAAGTTTCagttaacaaatttaaaaaaaaaaagataacagaATTAATAACTTTTGTCTGCCACCAATCAACATGTAATGCTAAAGATATGATTGGTTTAGTTCACTGTTACAGCAGATAAATTTCATAGTAATCTCTGTCTTTTTATCAGTGAAGATGGTGTGTATGCAGCAGTGGGAACCATTTCAGGGAGTGTAGCAGTGTATATATCATTCAGTCTAAAGGTACGCTTTATATCTATTTATTGATCATGTGGCCAGGTAATAGACTGGTGTTCAGTACTAGCATGTTTTTTTTCACTCAAAAGTATCATTCCATCAATTTGGTACAATATCATTCAGGGGTAGAAATGTATCATTATCTTTTCTAAACTACAAAGAAGTATCTCCCTTAAACTCAATTCAAGTGGCCCATTGGGGATAAATCTAC
Coding sequences within it:
- the LOC128167594 gene encoding prolactin regulatory element-binding protein-like translates to MASAKGGLLARSDFPLYAVKALDERHFLVAGGGGAAKTGIANAIEVYEVKFLSDKAVAGSICRHDTGTKSIMNGCNVYDGRNHIFAAGLDDECHIYSLKYKVTSPDKNEKGSNDVRQRKSGNENSANKEEEEGTKQIQFDIEEIKQIKTDFHKESGFQKAVQFSRDHSILATGGSDGYLRVWKYPSMEKVFEVAAHKSDVDDIDISPDGQKIVTVSRDHCGFVWKSKDGSKIKDLNGPQEYRFRACRYGLIEGKKDKFNLYTISIPVKRSQKPQPCYLTLWDSESFRSKGNQETGTEVLSSLALSEDGVYAAVGTISGSVAVYISFSLKKLYYVKEAHSIFVTGLAFMPSSEAAQAITGSQDFTLLSISADNTIRLHQVAPRGSYSAALVVVLFICFITLIFWLISELGL